The genomic segment TAGACAGTTGCGAACGTGCTATTCAGCGTTTACAAAAACGTGCTAAAGGTGGCGATAAAGACGCAAAATTTGAATTATCGATTATGGAAAAAATCCTACCTGTGCTTGAAAATGCCGGTATGATTCGTTCGGTAGATTTAGATAAGGATGAACTGCACGCTATTAAGGGCTACAACTTCTTAACTTTAAAACCGACAATGTATATTGCCAACGTGAACGAAGACGGTTTTGAAAATAACCCTTATCTTGACCGTGTGCGTGAAATTGCCGAAAAAGAAGGGGCGGTGGTTGTACCGGTGTGTGCAGCGATTGAATCGGAAATTGCCGAGCTTGATGACGAAGAAAAAGTGGAATTTCTACAAGATTTAGGCATTGAAGAGCCGGGCTTAAACCGTGTTATTCGTGCAGGCTACCGTTTACTTAACTTACAAACCTACTTTACCGCAGGGGTAAAAGAAGTGCGTGCGTGGACGGTTTCGGTAGGTGCAACCGCTCCAAAAGCAGCAGCCGTGATTCACACTGACTTTGAGAAAGGCTTTATTCGTGCGGAAGTAATTGCTTACCAAGACTTCATCGACAATAAAGGTGAAGCCGGTGCAAAAGAAGCGGGTAAATGGCGTTTGGAAGGTAAAGATTATATTGTTCAAGACGGCGATGTAATGCACTTCCGTTTCAATGTTTAATTTGCAAATTTTTGCCTAAAAAAGACCGCTTGTTGATCTGCAAGCGGTCTTTTTTGTTAATTAATTGCATATTGCTCGATTCGGTAAGAATGTCTTAAATAGGGCTAACTATTAAGTATTAAATGAAAATAAATATGTCTCTTTTTTAACCATACAATCATTAAAAATGCGAGTTAGATCACAAAATTGTAACAACCTAGTTACATTAGTTTTTTTTAAGAGTACAATTCGCACCTATCCGACCAGTTAGGTCATTTTATAATCATATAAAGAGGTGCAGTATGGCTCTATTCCTGAGCGTATTTCCAATTGTTTTGCTCATTTATTTAATGGTAAAACGTAACGCGTTACCGTCTTATGTGGCTTTACCACTTACGGCGCTATTAATTTTTGTGCTTCAGCTTACCTATTTTGGTAATGATACCACGTTAATCTTTGCCAATATTATTGCCGGTTTAGGTGATGTATTAACCCCAATTACCGTTATTTTCGGGGCGATTTTATTTAACCGTTTCTCTGAAGTTTCAGGTGCAACCAACACTATGCGTAAATGGTTAGGGACAATTAACCCGAATCCGGTGGCACAGTTGATGATTATCGGTTGGGCATTTGCATTTATGATTGAAGGCGCATCAGGTTTCGGTACGCCGGCGGCAATTGCAGCTCCAATTCTGGTTGGTTTAGGCTTTAAACCGTTACAAGTGGCAATGTTAGCCTTAGTAATGAACTCTGTGCCGGTGTCATTTGGTGCGGTTGGCACACCAACTTGGTTTGGTATGGGACCATTATTAAAAGATGGTTTACTAACCGATGCACAAGTGCTTGAAATTGGTTCTATTACTGCACTGATCCACTCTATTGCTGCGTTTATTATTCCAGTTATGGCATTGCGTTTAATTGTGAGCTGGAAAGAAATTCGTCAAAATATTGTGTTTATCTACATCAGCATTTTTGCCTGTGTTATTCCTTACTTCATTATTGCTCAATTTAACTACGAATTCCCATCATTAGTTGCTGGAGCGATTGGTTTATTGGTGTCGGTATTTGTGGCAAATATGGGTATTGGTTTAGCAAAAAGCGAGAACAATCTGGGTGGCGAGAAAGCCACTTTGGGTGAGGTAGCAAAAGCATTATTACCAACCGGTTTATTAATCTTCATTTTGGTAATCACCCGTATTCAACAGCTTCCGTTAAAAGCGATGCTTAATGATGCAACCGCTTGGATTGTCAGCTCGCTTGGTTTTGCCAACTTTGAAATCAGCCAAGGCTTAATTTTCGCCTTGAAAAACATTTTAGGTACAAATGTAGCAACCAGCTATAAATTATTATATGTGCCGGCGTTGATTCCGTTTGTCGTTACTGTGCTTATCTGTTTACCGATTTTTGCAGTGTCTGGCAGAAATACCAAAGAGATTTTCGGTACATCATTTAGCCAAGTGAAAAAACCATTCTTAGCACTTTTAGGTGCGATTATTATGGTAAAATTGATGTTAATTGGTGGCTCGGAGTCAATGGTGCAAACTATCGGTAGAAGTTTTGCTGAATTTACCGGTCAATCTTGGACATTATTTGCATCATTCTTAGGGGCAATCGGTGCGTTCTTCTCCGGCTCAAATACGGTATCTAACTTAACCTTCGGTACGGTACAATATGCAACTGCACAACAAGTTGGTTTATCTGTTACCTTAATTCTTGCCTTACAATCTGTTGGTGGTGCAATGGGGAATATGGTGTGTATTAACAACATCGTGGCTGTGTGTTCTGTTACCGGCATTGAGAAACAAGAAGGCAATATTATTAAGAAAACAGCCGTGCCAATGTTCGTGTATGGCGTGATTGCTGCGATTTCGGCATTGTTTATAGTACCTATGTTCTATAACCTATAATGAGTTAATAATCAGCCTACTTGATTTAGAAAGGAAGCGGTGAGATTTAGCAAATTTTTTGTAAATCCGCCTCTTCCTTTCGCCGTCTTAGAACGGCATTTTTTTGAGTTTAATTCTTATTTATATTTACTGTGGGGGTTCTTTATGAACGTTAATTTTTACGTTACCTGCATTGCAGATGTGATGAAAGCCGGGGTAGCAAAAAATACCGTGCTTTTATTGGAAAAATTAGGTTGTAAAATCACTTTCTTAGAAAAACAAGGTTGCTGTGGACAACCTGCGATAAACAGTGGTTATACCAAGCAAGCTTTAGCAGGTATGAAAAACTTGGTTGAAACCTTTGAAGCTAATGATTACCCGATTGTCGCCCCGGCAGGTTCTTGTGTATATGCGATCAAAACCTATCCGGATCATTTTGAACGCTTTGGCGAAAAAGAGTGGGCAGAACGAGCGAAGAAAGTGGCTGATCGTTTCTATGATTTAACCGATTTTATTGTGAACAAACTGGGCGTGAAAGATGTCGGGGCTTATTTACCGGGCAAAGCAGTTTATCACCCGTCTTGCAGCTTATTCCGTAAGCTGGGGATTAAAGATGAGCCTATTGCTTTATTACAGCACGTTAAAGGGTTAGAGTTATTACCAATCAAAAACCAAGAAACTTGCTGTGGTTTTGGTGGCACATTCTCGGTCAAAATGGCAGAAATTTCCGGCGAGATGGTAAAAGAGAAAGTCGCAAATGTAGATATCGATGAGCCGGATTATTTAATCGGGGCAGATGTAAGCTGCTTAATGAACATTGGCGGTCGTTTAAGCCGTGAAGGTAAGCCAATCAAAGTGATGCACATTGCCGAAGTGTTAATGCAGGGAGGAAAATAAGATGTCTTATTTACAAACCAACACCCTGCCATTTAAACAACGTGTTGAGCAGCAAGTTAACAACGAGATTGTGCGTAAAGCCTTAGTTAAGGCTCAAGAAACCATTGGGGCAAACCGTCAGCGTATGGTGGATGAGCTGGGCAACTGGGAAGAGTGGCGTGATGATGCGAAAGCCATTCGTAACCACGTTTTAGCTAATTTAGATGCTTATCTCTACCAATTAAGCGAAAAAGTGACACAAAACGGTGGACACGTTTTCTTTGCCGAAACCGCCGAAGAAGCCACTGATTACATCAAAAACGTGGCGAAAGCTAAAAATGCGAAGAAAATCGTAAAATCGAAGTCGATGGTAACCGAAGAGATTGGGATGAACCACGTTTTAGAAGCGGAAGGCATTAAAGTGGTTGAAACCGATTTGGGCGAATATTTATTGCAAATTGTGGGCGATAAGCCATCGCACATCGTTGTGCCTGCGATCCACAAAGACCGCCACAGAATCCGCCAAGAAATGCACGATGTGCTAGGTTATCAAGGTTCGGAAACACCGGAAGAAATGACGGCATTCGTCCGCCAAAAAATCCGTGAAGATTTCTTAGAGGCAGACATCGGTATTTCAGGCTGTAACTTTGCGGTGCCGGAAACCGGTTCGGTTTGTTTGGTTACCAACGAAGGTAATCTGCGTATGGCAACAACCGTGCCGAAAACGCATATTGCGGTAATGGGTATGGAACGTATCGCCCCAACCTTTAAAGAGGTTGATGTCTTGATCACAATGTTGGCTCGCAGTGCAGTAGGGGCAAAACTTACTGCTTACAACACTTGGCTGACAGGCCCTCGTCTTGAAGGCGAAACCGATGGACCGGAAGAGTTCCACTTGGTCATTGTCGATAACGGCCGCTCTAAAATCTTAGAAAGCGAATTCCAAGAAGTGTTGCGTTGTATTCGTTGTGGTGCTTGCTTGAACACTTGCCCGGCGTATCGCCAAATTGGTGGTCACGGCTACGGTTCAATTTATCCGGGCCCGATTGGTTCGGTGATTTCGCCATTACTCGGTGGCTATGAAGAGTTTAAAGAACTGCCATATGCTTGTTCACTTTGTACAGCTTGTAACAGCGTTTGTCCGGTGAAAATTCCATTGGCACAGCTTATCTTAAAACACCGTGAGAAAATTGCCGATGCAGGCTTAACGCCAATGGCAGAACGCCTTTCTATTTTCGGCTTTAACTTTGCAAACTCACACCCAACCCTTTGGAAAGTCGGTGTGAAAGTGGGGGCGAAAGTGGCAAGCAAATTGATTAAAAACGGCAAAGCACCGGTGAATTTTGGGGCGTTAGGCGAGTGGACGAAAGCCCGTGATTTACCGACTGCCGAAGGCGAAAGTTTCCGTGAATGGTTTAATAACAGAGGATAAGAAAATGGATTTACAAAATCGTGAAAATTTCTTAAATAAATTGGCACAGCGTATGGGCAGACCACGCCAAAATGTGCCTGAGCCAATGCCTGTGTTGGAAAACAACCACGCGATTACCCGTTTAACCGATCGCTCTCAACCACAACTTTGCCAAGAGTTTATTGACTTTGCCCGTGTGATGATGGCAGATGTAGTAGAGGCAAAAGAGGCGGATTTACCACAAGCCATTATTGATATTTGTGAAAAATATGGCGGGGCGAGTGTGATCGTGAATAACGATCAACGCCTAAAAGATCTTGGGATTACCGCAGCTATTCAAGCAAAATACCAAGACAGCTATGTGTGGGATTTCAACCAAGCTGAAACTAACTTTGAAAAAGCTAGAAATGCTAACATCGGTGTGGTTTACGGCGAATATGGCTTGGCAGAGTCTGGTGGTATTGTGCTGTTTTCCGATAAAGAATTTGGGCGTTCAGTGAGCTTACTGCCTGAAAAATCGGTGGTGGTGTTACGCAAGAGTACAGTGTTACCTCGTGTGGCACAGCTTGCACAAATTCTGCACGAAAAAGCCCAACAAGGTGAAAGAATGCCATCTTGTGTGAATATCATCTCAGGTCCATCGGCGACTGCAGATATTGAGTTGATCAAAGTAGTTGGCGTTCACGGACCGGTAAATAAAATTTACTTGGTAATTGACGATCTCTAATTGCAAAAAATCCACTGAAAGTAACCGCTTGTAGATAGAAATTTACAAGCGGTTATATTTTTGTAGAGATTTACAAATTAAAAACTGATATTCATTCCAAGCATTGCATTTCTACCCATTTGTGGAATATGTGGTAGATATGAGGCATGTTGGTACATTTTCTGATTAAGCAAGTTATCCACTTTAAGGAATACTTGGTATTCTGTTTGATTAAAATGATTACTATAGGTTACGCCAAGGTTTACTTGATGATGGCCAGGGGTAACTTGTTCGTATTTCGAGACTTTTTTCTGAGCAAAGACTCGGTAATATTCTAACATTCCAGACCAGTTTAGGTTGAAGTCAGCATTAAATCTTGCTCCTAAACGTAGTGGTGGTATACGAGGTGCAGAAATGTCTGGCTGAGAAGCCCATTTGTCAACTTCACCTGTCCAAATGTTGTAACTCATTGCAATATTAGGTAAGTTGACTAACTTTCCACGGACATAGTCTCCGAATACGGCTAAGCGATAATTTGGTGTAAATAGATAACCAATTTCGCCTTCTGCCCCACTAAAGCGAGCTTCGCCTTGATAATATCTATTCACTTTCAGGTTATATTCATCGGTAAAAGATTTAGGTCCACGATTATCATTAAGGGTTAATGGGTAAATATAGTTGCCATAACGGGTATGGTAGAGATTTAATTTATAATCCCATTTGTCGCCAACATAAGCTAACGCTAGCTCTATTTGGTTAGAACGCTCTTTTTTTAGATTTTTATTGCCAGCCTCAAATGCATTTAAAGCAATGTGTTTACCATGAGCATAGAGTTCCTGAGCATTAGGTAAACGTTCTTGATGTGCAGCATTTAATGTTAACTTATGGTTTGGTGCGAAATACCAATGGGTTGCAAAGCTATAAGAATAGCCTTTGTCTTTATGTGGGTCCAAGTTTGGCATAGGTGTATTAAAGCCTAGCCAGCGATCAATTAATTTCACATCATAATCCATTGCTATTTTTTGACGTTCTGCCCGCCCACTTAACTCAAAGGTAAAGTCACCTAAATTAAGGCGTTCAATCGCAAAGAGACTCCATAATTTTGTTTTTGGATTATTGAGTAAAGGCTGTTTATTAAATACTTTTGCAGCTCGTGAAGCTTCAAGTGCAAGTGCTGAGGTAGATTGGTTGGTGTATTGCAGACCAATAGCTCCTTTTAGCCCTTTCCACTCTTTGTGAACCAATTCGAAACGTAGATTTTTTCCTTTGTTCTTGAAGTAATTTTCAACTCTTTTTCCATCTTTTTCATCATGATAGTAATCTACATAGTTAGCTGATATTTTGGCTTCTTCAAAACCAGGAAGTGGATTTTGCAAACTTCCATCAATATCATACCGCTTGGAGTGCATATCAATCCAAGGTTTGCCGTGCTCGTGAGTATCTTGTCCATAATGTGAGCCACCCGGAATATGAGTATGCAGTAAACGGATACCAGGGTTGTTATAGTCAATATCTCCTTCTTCTGCAAGGTGTGGGTAAAAACGTAAATAACCTTTTGCAAACATAACGGCTTGGCGAATAATACTAATAGTATAGTGATCGTATTTGTGTGTGTGACCAATTAATCCGTATTTATCACGGCGATCAGTGTAAGCAATACCAAGATGTCCTCGCTCTCCAATCCAAGAAAGACCTACTGTGCCGGTTTGTGATTGTACATCGCTATCTGGTACGCGGTGGTGAGGTTTGCCTTCAATCGTAAAGTGTGGAGCATAGTATTCGGAAGCTTTGTTATACATTCCCTGTACTCGCAAGGCTAAATGATTTCCAAGGGCAAAGGTTGAGCCTGCATAGGTTAAACGCTCTTTACTGGCTGAGCCAAAACGCACACCAAATTGCCCCTCATAGCCTTTTTCGGGAATAGCGGTTGGAATTTTATTGTCTACTACATTAATTACACCTGCCGTATTACCTGCACTATAAAGTAAAGTGGTTGGACCACGTAAAATTTCAATACGTTTAGCAAGTAGCGCATCTACGGTCACAGCATGATCAGGAGACATTCCCGACATATCTAAGTTTTCGCCATTATTTTGTAAGATTTTTGCACGCTTACTCTCTTGCCCACGAATAATTGGCGTACTTGCACCGCCACCGAACTGGCTTGAATGAATGCCTAATTCACCGGATAAAGCGTTACCTAATGTAATACTACCTTGTTTTAATTTTTTTTCATCAACAACAGATTCATTGCTATTTAGTTCACCACCTAGTAATTTCCCTTTGGTTGAAGGCGTATTTCCATCAACAGTAATAGTCTCTAAAGAGATTTCATTAGCGTAGCCTACTCCACTAATGGCAAGGAGAATTGATACAGTGAGATAATTTTTCTTTAACACGTTTAGAGTCCTTCTAGAATAAATAGCCATAAAAAAATAATGGCAATGAAATTTACAGATATTTTGTAAGAAGTGCAATATTTCCATAAAAAAATAATTGTTATTTTATGATTGAGTGTATTTTGAAAAGGGAAATAAAAAATCTACATCTGAATCAGAACGGTTATTCTGTTTTGTCAGATGTAGATTTTATTTAAAAAGAAAATCAAAAAGAGAAGTGAATTATTTAGCTAACGCTTTACGTTGAGCTTCAACTAGCTGGCTAATGCCTTGCTTCGCTAAATCTAGCAATGTCAGTAATTCTTCGTGCGAGAACGGTTCGCCTTCTGCCGTGCCTTGTACTTCCACTAAACGACCATCTTCGACCATCACCACGTTCATATCAGTTTCAGCGTTGGAATCTTCCACATATTCTAAGTCACACACGGCTTCGCCTGCTACAATGCCGACAGAAATTGCCGCTACCAAGCCTTTCATTGGGTTAGTTTTTAGTACGCCATCAGCCACTAATTTATTCATTGCATCGTACAACGCTACGCACGCACCGGTAATTGAGGCGGTACGAGTGCCGCCATCGGCTTGAATAACATCACAATCTACGGTAACAGTACGCTCGCCTAAGGCTTTTAAATCCACCACTGCACGCAGAGAACGGGCAATCAAGCGTTGGATTTCCATTGTGCGTCCGCCTTGTTTACCTTTTGCCGCTTCACGCTGAGTGCGAGAGTGAGTGGCTCGTGGCAGCATACCATATTCCGCTGTGACCCAACCTTGCTGCTGACCTTTTAAAAAGCGTGGCACACTTTCTTCCACCGTTGCGTTACATAACACTTTGGTTTCGCCAAACTCAATTAATACCGAGCCTTCGGCATAGCGAGTGTAATTACGGGTAATTTTAATTTCTCTAACTTGGTTGTTTGCTCGATTATTTGGACGCATTTTCTTTTCCCTTTACTAAAATTTTTACCATTTTAGCAAAGAACACAGTAAAATGTGATTTTTCTTTTATTCAGTGTTTACTCTCTCCCCTTGTGGGAGAGAGACCGCTTGTTGAAGCATTTAGCGAAACAAGCAGAGAGAGGGAAACAAGCGGCTGGTTTTATGGAAGTTTTTGCAAATTCCCCCTCTCCCTGATTTTTCTTCTGAACGAAGAAAAATCCGTCCCTCTCCCACAAAGGGGAGAGGGTGTAACAATATGAGGAATACCAATGATTTATAGTATGACAGCATTTGCCCATTTAGAAATGAAAAAAGAGTGGGGCAATGCAGTGTGGGAAATTCGCTCGGTAAATCAACGCTTTTTAGAAACATATTTTCGTTTGCCGGAGCAGTTTCGCAATCTTGAAATGAGCTTGCGTGAGCGTTTACGTTCTGCACTAACACGAGGCAAGGTAGAGTGTAGCTTACGCATTGATTTAAGCAAAACCCAAAACAGTGAAATTGCATTAAACAAGGAATATGCCACGCAGGTAGTGCAATCACTAAAATGGTTAAAAGAAACCGCAAATGAAGGCGAGATCAACCTTGTTGATGTGCTACGTTTCCCGGGCGTGGTGGATAATGAAAGCCAAGATTTAGACCAAATTGCTCAAGATTTATTAGCCGGCTTTGAACAAATTCTGGCAGATTTTATCGCAATGCGAGCCAGAGAGGGCGAGAACGTGCAAGCCCTGATCTTACAACGTTTAGAAGCAATTTCAGTTGAGGCTGCAAAGGTACAAGCCCAAATGCCGGAAATTCTGCAATGGCAGAAAGATCGTTTACAACAACGGTTCGATGAACTGAATTTACAGCTTGAACCACAACGCTTAGAACAAGAAATGGTGTTACTTGCCCAACGTGTTGATGTGGCGGAGGAATTAGACCGCTTGCAATTACACGTTAAAGAAACCACTAATATCCTGAAAAAAGGCGGTGCGGTTGGGCGTAAACTGGATTTTATGATGCAAGAACTAAACCGTGAATCCAACACACTCGCCTCAAAATCGATTAATGCGGATGTGACTAATTCGGCGGTAGAGCTGAAAGTGTTGATCGAACAGATGCGTGAACAAATTCAGAATTTAGAATAGGACAGATTATGGCAATGAATTTCAAGCAAGTGAGCCAGAGCTACCCAAATCTCTGCGTGCCGCTTTCTCAGTATCGTTTAATTGAAATCGCAGGGGTAGATGCTGAGAAATATCTTCAAGGGCAATTAACCTGCGACGTGGTAAAAATTGCGGTGGGCGAACATACGCTAACCAGTCATTGTGATCCGAAAGGCAAAATGAGTGCGTTATTCCGCTTGTATCGTGCAGAAAATGAGAAATTTATCGCGGTAATTCACCGCAGTTTATTGCCGGAAGCCCTAACGCAACTCAAAAAATATGCGGTGTTTTCAAAAGTGATCTTTACGGAGTTAGACACCCCAATTTATGGAGTGGCAGGCGAACAGGAATTTGCAAAATTGAGCGAAAATACCACCGCTTTACGTTTAACCACAGGACAGCCTCGAGCCATTGTTTGGGGAGAAGTGCTTGAAACGACTGCCGATGAACAGCTCTGGACATTAATGGACATTCAAGGCGGGATTCCTGTTCTCTTGCAACAAAACCAGTTTGAGCTGATTCCACAGGCAACTAATTTACAGGCACTTGAATCTGCGATTTCATTCACCAAAGGTTGCTACATTGGGCAAGAAACGGTGGCGAGAGCGAAATATCGTGGAGCGAATAAACGTGCTTTATTTACCCTTGCCGGTAATTTTGACGG from the Mannheimia haemolytica genome contains:
- a CDS encoding Probable TonB-dependent receptor NMB0964 precursor yields the protein MLKKNYLTVSILLAISGVGYANEISLETITVDGNTPSTKGKLLGGELNSNESVVDEKKLKQGSITLGNALSGELGIHSSQFGGGASTPIIRGQESKRAKILQNNGENLDMSGMSPDHAVTVDALLAKRIEILRGPTTLLYSAGNTAGVINVVDNKIPTAIPEKGYEGQFGVRFGSASKERLTYAGSTFALGNHLALRVQGMYNKASEYYAPHFTIEGKPHHRVPDSDVQSQTGTVGLSWIGERGHLGIAYTDRRDKYGLIGHTHKYDHYTISIIRQAVMFAKGYLRFYPHLAEEGDIDYNNPGIRLLHTHIPGGSHYGQDTHEHGKPWIDMHSKRYDIDGSLQNPLPGFEEAKISANYVDYYHDEKDGKRVENYFKNKGKNLRFELVHKEWKGLKGAIGLQYTNQSTSALALEASRAAKVFNKQPLLNNPKTKLWSLFAIERLNLGDFTFELSGRAERQKIAMDYDVKLIDRWLGFNTPMPNLDPHKDKGYSYSFATHWYFAPNHKLTLNAAHQERLPNAQELYAHGKHIALNAFEAGNKNLKKERSNQIELALAYVGDKWDYKLNLYHTRYGNYIYPLTLNDNRGPKSFTDEYNLKVNRYYQGEARFSGAEGEIGYLFTPNYRLAVFGDYVRGKLVNLPNIAMSYNIWTGEVDKWASQPDISAPRIPPLRLGARFNADFNLNWSGMLEYYRVFAQKKVSKYEQVTPGHHQVNLGVTYSNHFNQTEYQVFLKVDNLLNQKMYQHASYLPHIPQMGRNAMLGMNISF
- the lutB gene encoding Lactate utilization protein B, producing the protein MSYLQTNTLPFKQRVEQQVNNEIVRKALVKAQETIGANRQRMVDELGNWEEWRDDAKAIRNHVLANLDAYLYQLSEKVTQNGGHVFFAETAEEATDYIKNVAKAKNAKKIVKSKSMVTEEIGMNHVLEAEGIKVVETDLGEYLLQIVGDKPSHIVVPAIHKDRHRIRQEMHDVLGYQGSETPEEMTAFVRQKIREDFLEADIGISGCNFAVPETGSVCLVTNEGNLRMATTVPKTHIAVMGMERIAPTFKEVDVLITMLARSAVGAKLTAYNTWLTGPRLEGETDGPEEFHLVIVDNGRSKILESEFQEVLRCIRCGACLNTCPAYRQIGGHGYGSIYPGPIGSVISPLLGGYEEFKELPYACSLCTACNSVCPVKIPLAQLILKHREKIADAGLTPMAERLSIFGFNFANSHPTLWKVGVKVGAKVASKLIKNGKAPVNFGALGEWTKARDLPTAEGESFREWFNNRG
- the lldP gene encoding L-lactate permease, with translation MALFLSVFPIVLLIYLMVKRNALPSYVALPLTALLIFVLQLTYFGNDTTLIFANIIAGLGDVLTPITVIFGAILFNRFSEVSGATNTMRKWLGTINPNPVAQLMIIGWAFAFMIEGASGFGTPAAIAAPILVGLGFKPLQVAMLALVMNSVPVSFGAVGTPTWFGMGPLLKDGLLTDAQVLEIGSITALIHSIAAFIIPVMALRLIVSWKEIRQNIVFIYISIFACVIPYFIIAQFNYEFPSLVAGAIGLLVSVFVANMGIGLAKSENNLGGEKATLGEVAKALLPTGLLIFILVITRIQQLPLKAMLNDATAWIVSSLGFANFEISQGLIFALKNILGTNVATSYKLLYVPALIPFVVTVLICLPIFAVSGRNTKEIFGTSFSQVKKPFLALLGAIIMVKLMLIGGSESMVQTIGRSFAEFTGQSWTLFASFLGAIGAFFSGSNTVSNLTFGTVQYATAQQVGLSVTLILALQSVGGAMGNMVCINNIVAVCSVTGIEKQEGNIIKKTAVPMFVYGVIAAISALFIVPMFYNL
- a CDS encoding YicC-like family, N-terminal region, giving the protein MIYSMTAFAHLEMKKEWGNAVWEIRSVNQRFLETYFRLPEQFRNLEMSLRERLRSALTRGKVECSLRIDLSKTQNSEIALNKEYATQVVQSLKWLKETANEGEINLVDVLRFPGVVDNESQDLDQIAQDLLAGFEQILADFIAMRAREGENVQALILQRLEAISVEAAKVQAQMPEILQWQKDRLQQRFDELNLQLEPQRLEQEMVLLAQRVDVAEELDRLQLHVKETTNILKKGGAVGRKLDFMMQELNRESNTLASKSINADVTNSAVELKVLIEQMREQIQNLE
- the engD gene encoding GTP-dependent nucleic acid-binding protein engD — protein: MGFKCGIVGLPNVGKSTLFNALTKAGIEAANYPFCTIEPNTGVVPMPDPRLDALAEIVKPERVLPTTMEFVDIAGLVAGASKGEGLGNKFLANIRETDAIGHVVRCFENDDIVHVAGKIDPADDIEIINTELALADLDSCERAIQRLQKRAKGGDKDAKFELSIMEKILPVLENAGMIRSVDLDKDELHAIKGYNFLTLKPTMYIANVNEDGFENNPYLDRVREIAEKEGAVVVPVCAAIESEIAELDDEEKVEFLQDLGIEEPGLNRVIRAGYRLLNLQTYFTAGVKEVRAWTVSVGATAPKAAAVIHTDFEKGFIRAEVIAYQDFIDNKGEAGAKEAGKWRLEGKDYIVQDGDVMHFRFNV
- the rph gene encoding Ribonuclease PH, translating into MRPNNRANNQVREIKITRNYTRYAEGSVLIEFGETKVLCNATVEESVPRFLKGQQQGWVTAEYGMLPRATHSRTQREAAKGKQGGRTMEIQRLIARSLRAVVDLKALGERTVTVDCDVIQADGGTRTASITGACVALYDAMNKLVADGVLKTNPMKGLVAAISVGIVAGEAVCDLEYVEDSNAETDMNVVMVEDGRLVEVQGTAEGEPFSHEELLTLLDLAKQGISQLVEAQRKALAK
- the lutC gene encoding Lactate utilization protein C; this translates as MDLQNRENFLNKLAQRMGRPRQNVPEPMPVLENNHAITRLTDRSQPQLCQEFIDFARVMMADVVEAKEADLPQAIIDICEKYGGASVIVNNDQRLKDLGITAAIQAKYQDSYVWDFNQAETNFEKARNANIGVVYGEYGLAESGGIVLFSDKEFGRSVSLLPEKSVVVLRKSTVLPRVAQLAQILHEKAQQGERMPSCVNIISGPSATADIELIKVVGVHGPVNKIYLVIDDL
- the lutA gene encoding Lactate utilization protein A, with protein sequence MNVNFYVTCIADVMKAGVAKNTVLLLEKLGCKITFLEKQGCCGQPAINSGYTKQALAGMKNLVETFEANDYPIVAPAGSCVYAIKTYPDHFERFGEKEWAERAKKVADRFYDLTDFIVNKLGVKDVGAYLPGKAVYHPSCSLFRKLGIKDEPIALLQHVKGLELLPIKNQETCCGFGGTFSVKMAEISGEMVKEKVANVDIDEPDYLIGADVSCLMNIGGRLSREGKPIKVMHIAEVLMQGGK
- the ygfZ gene encoding tRNA-modifying protein ygfZ → MAMNFKQVSQSYPNLCVPLSQYRLIEIAGVDAEKYLQGQLTCDVVKIAVGEHTLTSHCDPKGKMSALFRLYRAENEKFIAVIHRSLLPEALTQLKKYAVFSKVIFTELDTPIYGVAGEQEFAKLSENTTALRLTTGQPRAIVWGEVLETTADEQLWTLMDIQGGIPVLLQQNQFELIPQATNLQALESAISFTKGCYIGQETVARAKYRGANKRALFTLAGNFDGEVSLPEVTSAIEMQLGENWRATGTVLASATDENTLWVQVVLNKDIEPETKFRANGVALEMVELPYSLAENE